A window from Suncus etruscus isolate mSunEtr1 chromosome 18, mSunEtr1.pri.cur, whole genome shotgun sequence encodes these proteins:
- the ACOT13 gene encoding acyl-coenzyme A thioesterase 13, producing MSTVTKSMMEVLKAMKGVSGFDRVLDKVTLVSAAPGKVVCEMKIEEEHTNRMGTLHGGLTATLVDSISTMALLCTEVGIPGVSTDMNITYMSPAKLGDDIVITAYILKQGKTLAFASVDLTNKANGKMIAQGRHTKHVGTRQAL from the exons ATGAGCACTGTAACCAAGAGCATGATGGAGGTGCTGAAGGCCATGAAGGGCGTCAGCGGTTTTGACCGAGTTTTGGACAAG GTGACGCTTGTCTCTGCTGCTCCTGGGAAGGTGGTCtgtgaaatgaaaatagaagagGAGCACACTAACAGAATGGGCACCCTCCACGGTGGTTTGACTGCCACGCTGGTGGACAGCATATCCACTATGGCCCTGCTGTGCACAGAAGTGGGGATACCTGGAGTGAGCACTGATATGAACATAAC GTACATGTCTCCTGCTAAGCTTGGAGATGATATTGTGATTACAGCATATATTCTAAAGCAAGGGAAAACACTTGCATTCGCCTCTGTGGATCTGACCAACAAGGCCAATGGGAAAATGATAGCACAAGGAAGACACACAAAACACGTGGGCACCAGACAAGCGCTTTGA